A genomic region of Actinopolymorpha sp. NPDC004070 contains the following coding sequences:
- a CDS encoding sulfatase, with translation MSAAPDVARKTAPNVVLILVDDLGGRDLSCYGSTFYETPVLDALATRGVRFDSAYASAPVCSPTRASLLTGKYPARVGVTQYIGGHAVGKLQDVPMLSCLPLQEISLARALRSGGYRTWHVGKWHLGERSTWPLRHGFDVNLGGCDWGHPPTYFSPYGCPTLEDGPPGEYLTDRLTDEAIRLVEEHPRDRPFFLNLWHNAVHTPIQAPPDLVAKYERKAHDLGLERQEAFADGEPYPVWHLRHHRVRRRVVQSDPAYAAMIESLDTNVGRLLDALERTGQTDDTVVVFASDNGGLATSEGSPTCNAPLTEGKGWNYEGGVRTPLIVSWPGGGWDGAGGSGGRVVDEPVTTPDLYPTILAAAGLPVPDGQHVDGVDLGPVLRAEPFRRGPIYWHYPHYSNQGGTPAASVRAEEWKLVRFFEDDRTELYHLVEDISESFDRAADEPDVVDRLSRLLDEWLSDVGAILPRPSPVAAFDDLPG, from the coding sequence ATGAGCGCCGCCCCGGACGTTGCCCGGAAGACCGCGCCGAACGTCGTCCTCATCCTGGTCGACGACCTGGGTGGGCGGGACCTTTCCTGCTACGGCAGCACGTTCTACGAGACTCCGGTGCTGGACGCGTTGGCCACGCGCGGAGTGAGGTTCGATTCGGCGTACGCCAGCGCGCCGGTCTGCTCACCGACCCGGGCGAGCCTGCTCACCGGGAAGTACCCCGCGCGGGTCGGGGTGACGCAGTACATCGGCGGTCACGCGGTCGGCAAGCTGCAGGACGTGCCGATGCTGTCCTGCCTTCCCCTGCAGGAGATCTCGCTCGCCCGCGCGCTGCGGTCGGGCGGCTACCGGACCTGGCACGTCGGGAAGTGGCACCTCGGCGAACGCTCCACCTGGCCGCTTCGGCACGGCTTCGACGTCAACCTCGGCGGCTGTGACTGGGGGCATCCGCCGACGTACTTCAGTCCGTACGGCTGTCCCACCCTGGAGGACGGGCCGCCTGGTGAGTACCTCACCGACCGGCTGACCGACGAGGCGATCCGCCTGGTGGAGGAGCATCCACGGGACCGGCCGTTCTTCCTGAACCTGTGGCACAACGCCGTGCACACGCCGATCCAGGCGCCGCCGGACCTGGTGGCGAAGTACGAACGGAAGGCGCACGACCTCGGCCTGGAACGGCAGGAGGCGTTCGCCGACGGTGAGCCCTACCCGGTCTGGCATCTGCGCCATCACCGCGTACGCCGGCGGGTGGTCCAGTCCGATCCCGCGTACGCCGCGATGATCGAGAGTCTCGACACCAACGTCGGCCGGCTGCTCGACGCGTTGGAGCGCACGGGCCAGACGGACGACACCGTGGTGGTGTTCGCGTCCGACAACGGCGGGTTGGCAACGTCGGAAGGCTCACCGACGTGCAACGCGCCGTTGACAGAGGGCAAGGGGTGGAACTACGAGGGTGGCGTACGCACCCCACTGATCGTGTCCTGGCCCGGCGGCGGCTGGGATGGAGCCGGCGGGTCCGGTGGGCGCGTGGTCGACGAGCCGGTGACGACACCCGACCTCTACCCGACGATCCTCGCGGCGGCCGGGCTGCCCGTCCCGGACGGCCAGCACGTCGACGGCGTGGACCTCGGGCCGGTGCTGCGCGCGGAGCCGTTCCGGCGTGGGCCGATCTACTGGCACTACCCTCACTACAGCAACCAGGGCGGTACGCCGGCGGCGTCTGTGCGGGCAGAGGAGTGGAAGCTGGTGCGGTTCTTCGAGGACGACCGGACCGAGCTGTATCACCTCGTCGAGGACATCTCGGAGTCGTTCGACCGCGCCGCGGACGAGCCGGACGTCGTGGACCGGCTGTCCCGGCTGCTGGACGAGTGGCTGAGCGACGTCGGTGCGATTCTTCCGCGGCCCTCGCCCGTCGCCGCGTTCGACGACCTGCCCGGCTGA